The DNA segment GCGTGCCGCCACGCGCCGCAGGGTGTCTTCGATGGCTTTGCGGGTGGCGGCGTTGTCCTGGATCTGCCGGGCCGCCGCCTTGAGGGCGTCCAGCTCACGGAAGTACGTGTCGCGCTGGGCGTACACCGCATTGCGCAGCGACGAGTAGTAGACGGTTCCGCTGTGCGAGGACAGCCGGCTGGAGATCTGGCGGTTGATCTCCGCCTTGGCGTAGTCGACCATGCCAGGGATCTGGGTCCGCAGACCGCGCAGGCTGAGCTCGATCTCGTAGTCGCCCGTGGCCTTCTGCAGGTCGTTCCAGGCCTTCTCGGCGCTCGCGATCTCGTCCGAGATGCGGGCCTGCACGTCGGCCGTCATCAGGTCCACCAGCGCCGTGGGTGGCTTGATGTCCAGCGAGGTCGCCCGGTTGGTGATGCCCCCCGAGACCTCGAAGGTCTGGGTGCCGGCCACCAAGCCCCCCGTCAACCCGATCGAATCCGGCGACATGCTGAAGCGTCCCGTGTAGGCGGCCGTACCGAACGGGAACTGCCACCCATACTGACCCTCCAGGCTGATCCCGAACGCGCCGGTCGACTGCACGAATCCCTCCACGTCCAGGCTGCTGGCGGGCTTGACCGGCAGGAACGTGGGCCACCAGGAGAAGTCGGCCGTCTCACCGCGAACGTAGGCGTGGGCGCCGAGGCCGTTCTGCAGGCTGGCCGAGCCGAACACACCGCCGCTGGCCCGGCCCAGCGGGATCTCCAGGCCCACGAAGTCCTTGAAGAAGAGGTCGAGCTGGGCTTCACCGTTGTAGCCGGCCTGATAGCTGCGGCTCACGTCGGTCGCGAACGGATCGGCGAGTGCGAGATGCACTTCACTGGTCTCGTTGTCGACCATCTGCCCGGACACCGCGATCACCTTGTAGAGGGTGAAGCTGCCCGTGCGCGTGTTCTGCCCATCGAACGTGCCGAGACCGTTGACGGGCAGGTCCGGCACGAACGGGATACGGCCGTGGAAGGAACGACCGATGCCGGCATCTCCGATCAGGTCCTGGGCGCCGTACACGTAGTACATCGGGTCGGTGTAGTCGACGATCATCAGGATCTCGCCTCCGATGGGCGCGCGCACCACCAGCGGCTTGGTGGCGTTGGCGCCGGTCTCGCCCGTGGCGATCCGCATCTCGAAGGCGGCCTTGATCCGGTAGACGAAGTAGTCGGTGTCGTCCTGGAGGCGGATGGGGAGCTCGCGCTCCCGGTTGAGGAAGGCGCCCGAGAAGAGCCCGATGTCCGCTTCCAGGGGCTCGGCGAACTGGATCCGGTCGCTCGGCGGCGGGACCTTGGCCGTTCCCGAGACGGCGACCACCCGACCGGATTCGTCGTAGCGCAGGCTCATGCTGGCGTCGACGAACTCGACCGTGTGGCCTTGCGTGGTCAGCGAGAGTCCACCGTTGACCGAGAGACCGTCAGCCGTCTCGGTGACGGCACCCGTCGCCTTCACCCCTTCCTTGCCGAAGCTGTTCTGGCTCGAGCCTGCGCCCGTGCTGGTCGTAGGCGGGGGAGGCGGGGGCGGCGGGGGCTGGGTCGGAGGGTTGGTGACGCCGGGCTCCGGGGTCGACGGCCCGACCGGATCGAGGTCGCCGCCGCAGGCGCTCAGGGCCACGCACGCCGCCAGCAGGCCAGGCAGCAGAGGACGGGCCCGTCCTCGGGGGGCGGTGCGGGTGCGGGGTGGGCGCATCGGTTCCTCCAGGGTCTTCCCGATCCAGGTGTCGGGGGCTCATCCTGAAAGGCGGCATCCAGGCCGGCGCGCCCTCATGGGAGGCAGCAGCCGAGCGCCCGGTAGCCTCGCCGAGGCGGATTCCGGGGACCGATCGGCGCCGGAGCGGACCACGGGCCCGTGTCGCACCGCATCATCGGTCGACCCCTGGGCTCCGACCCGCAGCGCGGCCCCCTGCACCACCGAAGCGATCGCCGATCCAACGCGAGATCGCGCGCAAGGCGCGAGGCGAGAACGTCTCCTCCAGGGTCGCGTACTCCGCCATCCCACCGACCCGCGCCGTCTGGAAGACGTGGTTCAGACCGGACAGCTCGGTCACCTGGAAGTCGGGGTTGCCGCCGCGCTCCAGGGCCGCCGCGATCGCCGGGAGATTCTGCGCGGGCAGGTTCGTGCGGTCCCGGCTGCCCGTGAGCGCCAGCACCGGGACGCGCACGCGCTCCAGGACCGCTCCGCCGTCCAGCGTCACCTGATCGTGGTACCACGGACCCGCGAAGAGCGCCGTGCGCGCAGCGGGATCCTGAGGGAGGAAGGGATCGCCGCGCCCGGCCTCTTGGGCCATGGCGCTCAGCCGCGCGTGGAGCGCCGGCCGGTCGCGACGCAGCGCCTCGATCCCGACGCCGCCGACCTCGCGCACGATCGCCACCAGCGAATCGAAGCGAGCCAGCGCCGGTCCCACGACGTCCGCCGGAACGCCCGCCTGCCGGGCCTGGGACTCGAGGCGCGCACCGATCACGGCGGCCCCCTCCACACCCACGCCTCCCAACAGCACGACGAACGAGACGGCCTCGGGCGCGGCGGCCGCCGCCAGCGCACCGACCACCGAGCCCTCGCTGTTGCCGATGACGCCCACAGCCCCCACGCCCGGCTCGCGGGCCAGG comes from the Gemmatimonadota bacterium genome and includes:
- a CDS encoding alpha/beta hydrolase; translated protein: MALPALVAAALTTLPALAQEPPAPQPRSGLRAQTPVPPFPYTVEERTVEGQGARLACTLTRPMDAAAAPGAVLLTVAGPNDRDQTHSGHKPFLVLADHLTRQGMATLRCDDRGVGGSSGSLTDSSLEDLALDARAMVAALAREPGVGAVGVIGNSEGSVVGALAAAAAPEAVSFVVLLGGVGVEGAAVIGARLESQARQAGVPADVVGPALARFDSLVAIVREVGGVGIEALRRDRPALHARLSAMAQEAGRGDPFLPQDPAARTALFAGPWYHDQVTLDGGAVLERVRVPVLALTGSRDRTNLPAQNLPAIAAALERGGNPDFQVTELSGLNHVFQTARVGGMAEYATLEETFSPRALRAISRWIGDRFGGAGGRAAGRSPGVDR